In Pleuronectes platessa chromosome 8, fPlePla1.1, whole genome shotgun sequence, the genomic stretch CTGTAAGCTCCAAAGGAAATGCTTGAGTggtatttattattgtttatttattgatagtgaAATGATCGATTGCTCACCATGACCCAGTCAGGTCGGTCCATTTCTTTTAGGAGGTGGCAGGAGTTGGTGGTGACGGAGCTGGCCCCTGCACACCACAGCAGAGAAAAGAGCCATCGCTCATTCACCACCCACAGGTTCACGCTAACGTTCTTCTGCCGCAGTTCACTgacagatacagacacagaGTTTGAACAAGAAAACAGAcctttatattttactttaggtgaaagaagagagaaatggTATATACAATCGGCTATACATACTAATTATCATGAATGTACACAAGTATATATCTGAATatttatgtatgtgcatgtaATGTATGTTTTTGATGGTCTTCTCTTATTAATCTGTATTAAATCATGTTTGCATTTGTTAAATAAAATCATTCAAAAACTCATTTTTTTCTTACTGCAAAGATTGATAGACGATGATAAAAAGCTTTGTTACAACATGTTACAACGTGTTTCATTCCATTCTATTTTTTGTTATGCCTCCTCTGCTCATCAGTTTAACATCACTCCACGCTGAAGATACTCCTTAAATCACATTCCATTTCCCTGGAGGCTGTAAGCGGTGCATCTTTATTTAGTGAAAGTGTCTCAGcatgcttcaaacacacacacacgcgcacaaacacacacacacccacacgtacatacttttaattaaaacactggTGCGTACGTGCCCCTGGCACCAGTACATTATAAACTTTGGTGTATATTGTTtaattatattgtatattgttttttttacctgattCTTTTTGTACTCAAATTGCTGTATTTCACATTCAGGTGGTCTCCTTTTTTCAACCTGTCAGTGTCTTTGTTATAGACCTGGATGAAACCTGGAGCAGTCGAGATCACAGCCTCTCTTTCAGCAGGAGGAAGCCAGAGGATCTGTAAAAAACTAGAATTACTGCTCTGTGGTTGTATTGCTCCACCAACCAGTGAAGTTTCagaatacaaacatttatttccacactgtgacctttgacccaaacatccaatcagttcatctttaagTCAAAGTGACCACTTCCCACATTTAAAGTCTAAAGCTAGAGTCTAAAGCTAGACTTTAAATGCGGCACGGAGGCATATAAAGGAAAATACGACACTGACAAAACCCAACACATACCAGGCGTGGGTTGATGCCAGAACCGAGGATGGTGCTGACTGTGTGGTTGGTGTCATCTTTCTGGTTGGAACTGTAAAGGTCAAACATCACTGAGATGTTGTGCTGCTGGGCGAGGTCGAGCAGCTCACGTAAAGAGGGTATGGTCTGATTCCCAGCAGCTTTCCTCTCGTCCTCTGGGAGCTGGGACACCGAATGGAAAGGATCCGTCTGGAGAGTCAAGTGATACACACTGTGACTACAGCAGGCTGAATGATGACAATGTGCAAGTGTGCGGACGAGCAGGTACCAATGCAGAGCCCTCACCTTTAGGAACCATTCGCCTGCGTTCAGGGTCTGTAGCTCCTCCCACGTTATGTTGTAACTGGAGCTGGAGAGTTTGTCGGGTAACTTCTCCTTCACGTTCGTCGTCCTCGACAGAAACTCGGAGTGGTTGTCGTGCATCAAGAAGGGAATTTTGTCTTTACTAGAAAAGACAATTAGTGAAGTTGTATTAAATACTTTATGACCCTATTGACCTACTTCAGGTGGTAGCCGGTATATTCTGCTACTGTGAAAACTGTGTAGAGGCCATGAGttcttaaaggagacatattatgctcatATTCAGCGTCATAATTTTGCTCTTATGTTCATGAAACACATCCCTTTGTTCttactgtccattgctgcagctcttcttctcagcctctgtctgaaacatttGGTTTTAGTTCCCGTCTCTTTAAGGCCTCCCTCCAAGTTAAagtccagtctgctctgattggccaactGGCCCCctttgttgtgattggtcaactggcTACATCCATATTACTAAACTAAAACAATCTCTGTCCATCCAAGCGTTAGCTCCGTATCAGTTTAAAGTCCAGTTCATGTTAATTCAACTGAaaaatgtcacatgaccacagccGTATCATAAAAGAAAACTGAATataacagctgttagcaaagacaacaaggTCAGCGCGGTTGCAATTGAGTATCCAAGttgcgttctacactggtagcaGAGGCTTATGCTTGTTGTTTCCTTTCAGAAGAGGGTCATGTGATAGATGCCCGACGAATCAGCGAAGGCCATGTTGTGTccgaaaagacccaatcagcaagcggttGCGGTTTTCTACGTCATAGTTTCCAAACATCCCCGTCCAGACCAAATCATTGCcgcagagttttcaaactaaaacggggTCAGCTAACTTTTAGCGGCTCACAAACTCCGGAGTATTATGGATGCCTGGTGTATCGCTAGCACAGTGGATGTgatgagaggcggtggactagtggcagaataattggactatgggcagaaagttacgtACATTGGACTGGAAGGCCGCTGGTTTGATTCCTCgcggtgacaatacaacatacctgccaggacaatacccggatctgttccaaagagcactctccctacccccactgtctaagtgcccctgagcaaggcaccttactccccagGGGCtttgcatggctgcccactgctctgtgtgtccaccagatgggacaaatttccctactctgcatgtcgtgtgattgtgcatgtgtttgggatcaataaatgtatcttagtGATTTCAAACGAAAAAGTGGTAATGAAGATTTAGCATTAGGGGCAGTGTTGGTGGTTTTTCTTGCTTATTCACATTATAGGAAAGATATTCAGAAAAAGCACAATTTGtctcctttaaaaaataaaaaataaacactaaAAAGCCTTTCACATATGAGTCCATTTCCAGTGTACCTGATCTGCACGTCGGTCTCAAAGGCCGTCACGCCGCATGCGATGCTGCTGTTGAACGACATCATGGTGTTCTCCGGAGCCAGCTgagcacagtgaggacagaTGGGTGAGAAACGCTCATGTGCTTACATTCCCGAACTGCCCTGAAGCTGTGTTAAATTGGGCTTAATGGTGACCCAGGAGCAAAGCACACTAACAAGGACAGAGCAGCACATGGGGCCCTCACACGAGAGAGCATTTGTTCGCACCTGAGCCAGAAGTCCAGTGTTTTCTGTCGTGTCAAAGTCATTGAACACATTACATCAGTGAACAGACGTGATATACTGTAAATGATGCAAGACAGTGTCGCACTAAAACCATTTGACCAAATAAACGGCACGATCACGAGGGCCTCAACTTTGACAGCTCAACATTTGCAGAGATGCACTGAGTGTATCTTCAGGGCGGGAAACAGGATGCTCACCATCGGGGCGCCCCTGTGGCCAATGAGCTCAGGTTTGACAGGCAGTTCACTCAGCAGACAGGGAGACTGGATGGCCAGGGGACACAGGAAGATGGCAGCTGACACCGCGACAAAGGCCAATGTGATGACGGCTCTAGACCACGCTGAGAAGAGAAGACAAATAATAAGAGGATCCACTGGAACCGTTTATTCTGCTGTGAGTTTGAACAGAGTCCTGTATAGTAACCCCCTGAGGAAACACCAGCATTCACACCGTGGTAGTCTCTTAAATATCCCACCTTTCCCACACTCATTCCTTTTCGTGCACCTTTTCCCTCTGTAGTCAGTCACATATTAAAATGTGCATATTTTTGTACATTAATTTATTCAAAATGCAAACTACATTGCCTAATAAAGTTCTTTCTTTCaactacaatgtgatttatTAGCTGACTTTCACtagaaacttaagtttgattATGATGATTGAGGGTGTTACTCATTCAGAGAACAAAAACGTTGCTTCCTCATAAATTAAGGCGGTTGACTAAAGCTTCTCTGATACCAATCTCTGCTGGTTCTCTCTCCGAGTTCTTACTTGCATTTATCCCACATCCAATAGTCGTAAATCAGTCCCTTATTAAATTGTGAGGAAAAAGTCTTCAGGCCATGGCCACGTTAGTGATCAACTTATCGTTACAATACATTTTGCATTATACAAGGCAAAGAATGTCAGGCTTAGGTTCCAGCCCCCACACGACCCTCAGGAGGATAAGCCATGTAGATAACCGTTGGGTAAATTAATGAATCCttcatttttctatttattgtgTCTTTATTCACTCATCCGTCCACTTATTGTTATTGTGATTTCCAGTCTGGGATCAAGACAGATCATGTTAATCCGGTTGCAGCTGTTTTTCCGCATTCAAAGCCAAATTAACCTCGTTTTCAAAGTTGACCAATTCAAGTCTTTTGTAAAGCAGCGATATCGATGTCTGGAAAACTGCTGATGTCTAATTTGCGTGTGAGTCACGCCATTGTCTAATCTTACATGAGGTCTGCCACATACCCGTTTCGGCAACGTAGAAGCTCCGGAAGACGAGAGGACTCAGCAGCGTCAACGCTCCGACGGCACCAAACTGCAAGAAAGGACCTGTGGCCTgtcaaaacacacagaggacacgTAAAAATACACCCATtgccattaacacacacatggccCTCGGCGCTCGACAAGACATCCTGACTCTACCTGGAGTGAAAGAGGAACAGTTGGCCATTCTTGTTTCCACTGGAGGCTAATTCCTACGACCCCGAAAGTGATGAACATCACACCAAAGAATACAAGGAACTGTGCGGAGAAGAAGCAAAAAGGAGATAATGCAAAAGTCGGATcagtaaaagtaaaacatttgtacTATAGGAACAAGATAGAAGGGTACACGTTTAAATACCTTGTGCAGCCAGTGTAAGTCGAGTGGTTCTTTTAAAGCGACTTGGAACAGTGCAAAGAGCTGAAATGAATAGTGTCAGTTAGGGAACACGAAACTGCAAcaatgcctgtttggaatgtggATTAAATTCTATGTCATCATGGTATGAAGCTAAGCTAAACAATGCTTAACAATTGtacctttttttccccatcaaTCTGTTATTGTTTACATAAAAACTAATCACCACCGAATCCTCCTATATTCTCACCAGCAGCAGGACGCAGTAGCTGGTTATCACTGCAGAAACGATGATCAGCACCATGAACCAGTTCACCCACCGCTTCAGTTTCGTGAAGCCCTGCCTGATGGAACAATAGAGGGCAACACAAGGTTGGCAGAATAGAGGTCaccaataaagaaaagaaaagagagggaaagggaaagaaaagagaggattcTGGGCCTTTGTGTCGGATTCAatgtggattgtgtgtgtgcgtgtgtatgtgtgtgtgtgtgtgcatgtttgcgcTCACTCACCAGTTAACATCCTCTCGGTCATTAAAAGCAACCAGACAAATGTAcatccagcagagagagagcagggaggcCAACGTGACGACCGAGAACCAGCAGCATGCATGCTAAAATAAAACAGGTGGAGTGATAGTCCATAAAaatgttgcagtgtgtgtgtgtgtgtgtgtgatcttatCAGAGAAGACAATGGAACAACATTTCATCGGTGGTTTTCCACTCTGCTCTGTACCCTGATGGCCAAACACAAACAGGTCCTTCGTGCTCTTTCACAATCACCAGCTCACTTTCAGTTTCCAGCCCCGACTTTTTGTGCAGAAATGACAGACTGGACCACAATCCTCCGCCCTCTTATAATCCTTTCCCTGATAAGCCCACAACAAGCCTGTTAGGACCTGCAAGTTTACTTCCTTTTCTTGGCACAAACATGCATATTCAGTGCATCAATCATGACTCTGTTTACcgtgtttttgtatttcctgAAAGCACGTGAATAGCCTTCTCCAAACAAAGTATTCAACTTTCATTTTAAAGGCATTTGAAGTAAGCCGTTGGTAAGTCGGCAGAACGGTTCATCGgcgatattttatatttctaaatTCCGTCCAGAGGAATGTTGATCCCTGCTTACAGGGATTTCTGAAGGTTCAGGGCTCAGTGGAGGTATTGAAAACTGAAACGGATGCAGATtgtttattaacatcacacattCAGTACAGCGCAAAGCAGTGCTCCAGAAAATGTGGATGTTAAAGGCTTGTCTGAACTCTCTAAAACTAATAACCTCTGCCAAGCCCCATTTCCACACCTGTACCTTTGTTTGGTATTTGTCGGTTTGTTTGTCTCTCGGCAGGATTGCGCAAAAACTGCTCAACTGATTCCCAAGAAACTCGTTGAGAAGATGGGATATGGGCCAAGAAAGAGGAGTTGGCATGACATAGACAAAGAGGTGTACAGAGGATTTTGGATCCACTTTCTTTCACGTTGTGAGATTTTGGGACAATTTAaccaggaaaaataaaataattatcttgataaaaaaaagctaCTTGGtgcagaaacaaataaaaatctggatcgaGCGGACTTAAATGTGCCTTTCATGAggagactgctgggccttgtttGAGAATATATTCCTATATTCATATACTTTATACATAATACCATGGCAAGAAATACTcacttttctcttgttttcactCGGCTCCCTCCAGTGGCAGCTATACAAGCCCCTGCTGCAAACTCTGCAGCAGCTATTCTCTTGAGACatcacctctcctcctcattcACAGTGTAGAAACTGCAGATCCTCGTCTGTGCAGCGTTGAACACAGCCTGAAGATGGATGGGGCGCCACAGAGAACCCTTCCTCTGTATACCAGGCACTGGCCGGATTTCATTCACCTCTCTTTACCTAAGGAGCAtaggagggaggaaaaagacGACAGTGACTGAAAGCAAATGAGGGAGGAGGGTGGTAGAGGAGCTTCTTTGGGTATTGAGGCGAACCCTGCTCAATGGCCTCCTCAGTATAGAGCCTGTGTGCAAAGGGGGTATAGCCACTGGAAGCACTCACAATGGCTAGCAGCATGGGGCATTGAGAGAAGTGCACAGAGCGGCCTGAGAATGAAGTCACACTGTTCAAGCCCCTGCAGCACAAACAGCCACAGTGACAGGCACATCCACGTacttgggaggggggggggggggggggggggggaattaactGAGTGTAAGTAACAAACAGTTGATACATCAGCAGAGTGAGCAACAAGCTCTAGTTGCAGATGACGACCAGAGCTTCAGAGGATTTAGATTTAAACTTCCATCTGGAGGTGCAGCATCAGAAAAGGTCTTTAACAGGATTTTAGTAAATATGTTGGGGCCGATTTTACAGGCAAACCTGCATCGGTTACCGGTTACATACAGAAATATTTTGGGTCTTCGTTATATCCCCGACACCCTGGTTCCATATTCTGGCCCCCAGGTCACCGAGGTCATCCTGGTTATCCCCGacacaaccccccccaccaGTACTTCTTTCTCGTCTTTAAACAAAAAGAGGCCaagctcgctctctctctctgttgcttcCCCCGAGCTGGTGAACAATCTCCAGTTTCGCACAAGGTTTTCCCCACAATCAATAATAGAAAAtcgaatttaatttaattttactaACTTCTTAATATTGTCCCGAATTACAATTTACCTTATGATTCTGCTGTCTGtcattattttatcttattcaATACCTCCattgaggaggttatgttttcaccccatgTCCTTTTGTTTGGTGGTTGGTTTAtatgtttgttagcaggattacacaaaaccaaAAGGtgggatttccacaaaactcgGTGTAAGGATGCAGCATGGATCAGGGAAGAAACCATAAACTTTTGGTTGGATCCAGACCAGGAATTATTACTAtttgggaataattcatggatcttgatggaattaaatcaggcatatttaggaaactgatatctatgaattcAAGGAGACTGTTGacggaggtatgtgctccactCAGCGCCATTGAATTTCGTACACAGGTTTTGATTCTAGGTCAGTGCActtcttgtttgttgttttaatccATACCTTCCATTATTTCACAATTGATGATAGATTTTATCTCCTGTGGTATTTCTACATGCTATATAATTAACCTGACTCAGTTTGAGAGATGTGCCAAGTTTCGGTCCCCTCATACAGAAAGGTCGTGGGAATTTACACGTTTGTCACCCACACATTGAGCAATAGCAGGTTTCTGCTGGGAAAATGCTGTAAACAAGTAAGTGAATCTGGTTTTACCTGATTTGACTTGGGGTTTCCAAAGATTTCACCTTGGCTTGGTTCCTATTTGCGGAGGAGGAATCGGAGCGATAAGCCAGTTGAGGTTAAGGTTAAAGTTTTGAATAGATGGGTGAGTTAAGCTATGACTATGATCCCATCACATTATGTAACTTGTTTGTTAAAGAGCAATGGAAAACGATCATGTTTGAAGAGATCAGCACGTCACTTGGCTTTGTGCTAAATGACGAACGACGATCTTAATAACTGTCGAAAGATGACAAAAGAAAGGGAAGTAGGAAGATCTCCATTACAAGAACAGTTGATACACTTCTTTATGGTTGGATGCCAACAACAGTGCTCTATACATAACTCATCATCTAATGATACACTTAATGGATCCATCAATATATAATATCACTGGCTAACTGCAAATGAAGACACCTTGTTAATTTATGTCACTTAATGATGGTTGGCACAGTGTGAACTCTACTTGTCTATTACTCTTATTAAAACAGAAGAGGGATAAATGATCCAATCACTTTTAAAAGGTTGATGTTCAAGCAAAGATAAACAAATCGAAGAAGGAGTTAAAAACCGAAAAAGTTTCAGTATTTGTTTCTGCTTTTCACATCTAGAATTGGAAATTTCTTTTGAGGAGAACACGTTAAAACACCACAGCAACAC encodes the following:
- the gdpd2 gene encoding glycerophosphoinositol inositolphosphodiesterase GDPD2 isoform X1, translated to MSQENSCCRVCSRGLYSCHWREPSENKRKHACCWFSVVTLASLLSLCWMYICLVAFNDREDVNWQGFTKLKRWVNWFMVLIIVSAVITSYCVLLLLFALFQVALKEPLDLHWLHKFLVFFGVMFITFGVVGISLQWKQEWPTVPLSLQATGPFLQFGAVGALTLLSPLVFRSFYVAETAWSRAVITLAFVAVSAAIFLCPLAIQSPCLLSELPVKPELIGHRGAPMLAPENTMMSFNSSIACGVTAFETDVQISKDKIPFLMHDNHSEFLSRTTNVKEKLPDKLSSSSYNITWEELQTLNAGEWFLKTDPFHSVSQLPEDERKAAGNQTIPSLRELLDLAQQHNISVMFDLYSSNQKDDTNHTVSTILGSGINPRLILWLPPAEREAVISTAPGFIQVYNKDTDRLKKGDHLNVKYSNLSTKRISELRQKNVSVNLWVVNERWLFSLLWCAGASSVTTNSCHLLKEMDRPDWVMAPLTYRIAWIVVDVLSFLIMTGLFIWQRRTHVLCPRRGTETQRNNTPAWSDKELSPFLTTG
- the gdpd2 gene encoding glycerophosphoinositol inositolphosphodiesterase GDPD2 isoform X2, encoding MSQENSCCRVCSRGLYSCHWREPSENKRKHACCWFSVVTLASLLSLCWMYICLVAFNDREDVNWQGFTKLKRWVNWFMVLIIVSAVITSYCVLLLLFALFQVALKEPLDLHWLHKFLVFFGVMFITFGVVGISLQWKQEWPTVPLSLQATGPFLQFGAVGALTLLSPLVFRSFYVAETAWSRAVITLAFVAVSAAIFLCPLAIQSPCLLSELPVKPELIGHRGAPMLAPENTMMSFNSSIACGVTAFETDVQISKDKIPFLMHDNHSEFLSRTTNVKEKLPDKLSSSSYNITWEELQTLNAGEWFLKTDPFHSVSQLPEDERKAAGNQTIPSLRELLDLAQQHNISVMFDLYSSNQKDDTNHTVSTILGSGINPRLILWLPPAEREAVISTAPGFIQVYNKDTDRLKKGDHLNVKYSNLSTKRISELRQKNVSVNLWVVNERWLFSLLWCAGASSVTTNSCHLLKEMDRPDWVMAPLTYRIAWIVVDVLSFLIMTGLFIWQRNRDAKKQYACLER